In the Patescibacteria group bacterium genome, one interval contains:
- a CDS encoding DUF3137 domain-containing protein, translating to MEHGVNGVYDNRKVFIGTILGRFVNPAPNGEQNRGTRVKGLFIGFELKRYVSGSLIIQSDRLMGVAPKNCVEVQFESEEFNKLLDVFAPSERIAYQLIDPALMNMLLNEEVPLTYEFHGSYLLVRLWKKPVIHPTQLFEHVLKVTRQLERNIGLSSEHDLPRVHLVRNLDNNNERA from the coding sequence ATGGAACACGGGGTCAATGGGGTATATGATAATCGAAAAGTATTCATCGGAACGATTTTAGGAAGGTTCGTTAATCCAGCGCCGAACGGTGAACAAAACCGTGGTACTCGCGTTAAGGGGTTATTTATTGGTTTTGAATTAAAAAGATATGTATCCGGATCGTTAATAATCCAATCAGATCGGTTAATGGGAGTTGCTCCAAAAAATTGCGTAGAGGTGCAATTTGAAAGTGAAGAGTTTAACAAACTACTGGATGTTTTTGCACCATCGGAAAGAATTGCATATCAACTTATTGATCCGGCACTTATGAATATGCTTTTAAATGAAGAGGTACCGCTGACTTATGAATTTCATGGATCGTATTTACTTGTGCGTCTTTGGAAGAAACCCGTTATACATCCAACACAATTATTCGAGCATGTCCTAAAGGTTACTCGTCAACTGGAGAGGAACATTGGATTGAGCAGTGAGCATGATCTACCTCGTGTCCATCTTGTTAGGAACCTGGATAATAATAATGAACGGGCTTAG
- the gyrA gene encoding DNA gyrase subunit A produces MAKQKAKHKPHQPREIERTPEMNQAPRITERFLVDEMKESYLDYAMSVIVSRALPDVRDGMKPVHRRILYAMWDVGLRSTAKFRKSATVVGEVLGKYHPHGDQAVYASMARLAQDFSLRYPLVNGQGNFGSMDGDQPAAMRYTEARLQSISDQMLFDIEKDTVEFIPNYDGSKREPTLLPARLPNLLLNGTMGIAVGMATNIPPHNLSELVDAISHVIEHPDAVVEDLMEFVKGPDFPTGGSIYDIKEIKQAYATGKGRVVIRANTEIEEDEKGNFRIIVHEIPYQVNKAELIEKIAHLIHEKKIEGIRDLRDESDRTGVRIVIDLKKDSYPKKILNRLFTLTSLQDTFHVNMLALVDGIQPRVLNLKMIIDEYLKHRQIVVRRRTQFELDRAQDREHILQGLMKALVNLDAVIKLIKKSKDKEEAHKQLRAKFKLSDLQATAILEMKLQQLAGLERLKIEQELKEKIQLIKDLKSILASPKKILDIIKKELAEIKEKFGDERRTKVYANPVDKFTQEDLIPNESTIIVMTQDGYIKRQDPTMFKTQSRGGKGVIGLTTKELDVVNDIFSTNTHADILFFTTKGRVFQLKAYDIPSVSRTAKGQAMVNFLQLAPDEKVSQAIPLEDAGDYKYLVMVTRKGIIKKVDIKDFEKVRRSGLIAIKLKKDDFLQWVKPSSGDDNIILVTSGGQAIRFKEKDIRAMGRNASGVRGIRLKGNDEIVGMDLIVGGKTQTNEQALVVMENGFGKRTSVSSYKIQNRGGSGIKTAKVTPKTGKVVTSFIVNAKLEDEDLIIISINGQVIRLPIKSVSVLGRATQGVRLMRFKEKDDKVASVTFI; encoded by the coding sequence ATGGCCAAGCAGAAAGCAAAACACAAACCACATCAGCCTAGAGAAATAGAGCGTACTCCTGAAATGAATCAGGCTCCCAGAATAACTGAGCGATTTTTAGTTGATGAAATGAAGGAGTCATATCTGGATTACGCAATGTCAGTAATCGTATCGCGCGCATTGCCGGATGTCCGGGACGGGATGAAGCCGGTCCACAGAAGAATCCTATACGCGATGTGGGATGTCGGTCTGCGCTCGACGGCAAAATTCAGAAAATCGGCGACAGTAGTCGGAGAAGTTTTGGGTAAATACCATCCGCATGGTGATCAGGCGGTCTATGCTTCCATGGCCAGATTGGCCCAGGATTTTTCTCTGCGCTACCCACTGGTAAACGGACAAGGAAACTTCGGTTCTATGGACGGTGACCAGCCAGCAGCCATGAGATATACCGAAGCCCGTTTGCAGTCGATATCTGATCAGATGCTTTTTGATATAGAAAAAGACACCGTGGAGTTTATCCCAAACTATGACGGTTCAAAAAGAGAACCAACCCTGCTTCCTGCCAGACTCCCGAATCTTTTATTAAATGGCACGATGGGAATCGCGGTCGGTATGGCTACTAATATTCCGCCGCACAATTTGAGTGAATTAGTGGATGCCATTAGTCATGTGATAGAACACCCGGATGCGGTAGTTGAGGATCTGATGGAGTTTGTTAAAGGACCGGATTTCCCGACTGGCGGGAGTATTTATGATATTAAAGAGATCAAGCAGGCTTATGCTACCGGAAAAGGAAGGGTAGTGATCAGAGCCAACACGGAAATAGAAGAGGATGAAAAAGGAAATTTTCGGATTATCGTACATGAAATTCCTTATCAGGTGAATAAGGCGGAACTGATCGAAAAAATTGCCCATTTGATTCACGAAAAAAAGATCGAAGGGATTAGAGATTTGCGTGATGAATCAGACCGGACAGGAGTTCGAATTGTGATTGACCTGAAAAAAGATTCATACCCGAAGAAAATACTGAACCGGTTGTTTACCCTAACCTCTCTGCAGGACACTTTCCATGTGAACATGCTGGCGCTGGTTGATGGGATTCAACCGCGGGTGCTTAACTTAAAAATGATCATTGACGAATACCTGAAGCATCGCCAAATCGTCGTCCGCCGAAGGACGCAGTTTGAACTGGATCGGGCACAGGACCGTGAACATATTTTGCAGGGTCTGATGAAAGCCTTAGTTAATCTGGATGCGGTAATTAAGCTGATCAAAAAATCCAAAGATAAAGAAGAGGCACATAAGCAGTTACGTGCTAAATTCAAACTGTCAGATCTGCAGGCAACAGCAATTCTGGAAATGAAACTGCAGCAACTGGCTGGACTGGAACGCTTGAAAATTGAACAGGAATTAAAAGAGAAAATCCAGCTGATTAAAGATTTAAAAAGTATCCTGGCATCACCGAAAAAAATCCTGGATATAATCAAGAAAGAACTGGCGGAAATAAAAGAAAAATTCGGTGATGAAAGAAGGACAAAAGTATATGCCAACCCAGTGGATAAATTTACCCAGGAAGACCTGATCCCGAACGAGTCCACAATTATCGTGATGACCCAAGACGGATATATCAAACGTCAGGATCCGACTATGTTTAAAACACAGAGCCGGGGCGGTAAAGGAGTGATCGGTCTGACGACAAAAGAACTGGATGTGGTCAATGATATCTTTTCCACGAACACACATGCGGATATTCTATTCTTCACTACCAAGGGGAGAGTCTTCCAGTTGAAGGCGTATGATATTCCTTCGGTATCCAGGACCGCCAAGGGTCAGGCCATGGTGAATTTCCTGCAACTGGCTCCGGACGAAAAAGTATCTCAGGCGATTCCTCTGGAAGATGCCGGAGACTATAAATACCTGGTGATGGTAACCAGAAAAGGAATAATTAAAAAGGTTGACATCAAGGATTTTGAAAAGGTACGAAGATCAGGGCTGATTGCGATCAAACTCAAGAAAGATGATTTCCTGCAATGGGTTAAGCCGTCTTCAGGTGATGACAATATAATATTAGTCACTTCCGGAGGACAGGCAATTCGTTTCAAAGAAAAAGATATCAGGGCAATGGGTAGAAACGCTTCTGGGGTGAGGGGCATCCGACTGAAAGGTAATGATGAAATAGTAGGTATGGATTTAATTGTCGGCGGGAAAACTCAAACGAACGAACAGGCATTGGTGGTAATGGAAAACGGATTCGGCAAACGGACCAGCGTATCCAGCTATAAAATACAAAACAGAGGGGGTTCCGGAATTAAAACGGCCAAAGTCACACCAAAGACCGGTAAAGTAGTTACTTCCTTTATCGTGAATGCCAAGCTGGAAGATGAAGATCTGATCATTATCTCAATTAACGGGCAAGTTATCAGACTGCCGATAAAGAGCGTATCTGTTCTCGGCAGAGCGACTCAGGGCGTCAGATTGATGCGCTTTAAAGAAAAAGATGACAAGGTTGCCAGTGTTACCTTTATATAG
- a CDS encoding DUF456 domain-containing protein — protein MDYSQAFVAIACGVVMVVGLIGTILPFFPGMILMWVSFSLYAGITQFEIIRYDHIFLVTIMIFGTFALDYASRYWGGHKFNASKWGLIGAVIGGLIGSLFGWKIAMIIGPFIGAVVGEVYSGRDGVFKISFKNYSLIGFVGGTIVKLTVGVSILGIYVFNLLEYYY, from the coding sequence ATGGATTATTCGCAAGCATTCGTTGCTATTGCCTGCGGGGTTGTTATGGTAGTTGGGTTAATCGGGACAATCCTGCCCTTTTTCCCTGGTATGATTTTAATGTGGGTTTCCTTTTCACTCTACGCCGGGATAACGCAATTTGAAATAATCAGGTATGATCATATATTTCTAGTTACAATAATGATCTTTGGAACTTTTGCTCTTGATTACGCTTCGCGATATTGGGGTGGTCATAAATTCAATGCGAGCAAATGGGGTTTGATTGGGGCAGTGATCGGCGGGTTAATTGGATCACTTTTTGGCTGGAAAATCGCGATGATAATTGGTCCTTTCATCGGCGCGGTTGTCGGGGAAGTATATTCCGGCCGTGACGGAGTTTTCAAAATATCGTTTAAGAATTATTCCTTAATCGGTTTTGTCGGTGGAACGATTGTAAAGCTGACAGTTGGTGTTTCAATATTAGGAATTTATGTCTTTAATCTGTTGGAATATTATTACTAA
- the rpsP gene encoding 30S ribosomal protein S16 — MLAIRLTRVGKKNRPQYRIVVQEKSKSVSSDFLEKVGFYDPHDDSEKGLKLEVERIKYWMSQGAQVSDTLHNILISKGVIEGKKIPKGRPVKKKDEEAEKKEGEAKPEVKEEKKEEVKPAEVKPETPKEEKKEEVKAEEVKVEAPVEEKKEEVKEEPKPEEKPEEVK, encoded by the coding sequence ATGTTAGCAATACGTTTAACTCGAGTTGGAAAAAAGAACAGACCACAGTATCGAATTGTGGTTCAGGAAAAATCAAAATCCGTATCATCGGACTTTTTGGAAAAGGTTGGATTTTATGATCCGCATGATGATTCCGAAAAAGGATTGAAACTGGAAGTGGAACGGATCAAATACTGGATGTCTCAGGGAGCTCAAGTTTCTGATACGTTACACAATATATTAATCAGCAAGGGAGTGATTGAAGGAAAGAAAATCCCCAAAGGCCGTCCAGTCAAAAAGAAGGATGAAGAAGCGGAGAAAAAGGAAGGTGAAGCAAAGCCGGAAGTAAAAGAAGAAAAGAAAGAGGAAGTTAAACCAGCAGAAGTGAAACCAGAGACACCGAAAGAGGAAAAGAAAGAAGAAGTAAAGGCAGAAGAGGTCAAGGTAGAAGCCCCGGTTGAAGAGAAGAAGGAAGAGGTTAAGGAAGAACCAAAACCAGAAGAAAAACCGGAAGAAGTAAAATAG
- the nusB gene encoding transcription antitermination factor NusB: protein MSNRHLARTIAMQSLYEWDFNNMEDDVLKVLEHNLHEFAPDFDDKGFSVSIVNGVVENRTEIDQLITKYAPEWPLDQITVVDRNVLRIGIFELKFSPEIPPKVAINEAIELAKTFGGESSGKFVNGVLGTIFKKMEEGTEKKIIPGS, encoded by the coding sequence ATGTCCAATAGACATCTGGCCAGAACTATAGCCATGCAAAGTCTCTATGAATGGGACTTCAACAATATGGAAGACGATGTGTTGAAAGTGTTAGAGCATAATTTACATGAATTTGCTCCTGATTTTGACGACAAGGGTTTTTCTGTAAGTATTGTTAACGGTGTGGTGGAAAATCGGACAGAAATAGATCAGTTGATTACAAAATATGCTCCGGAGTGGCCACTGGATCAGATCACAGTTGTGGACCGCAATGTTCTTCGGATTGGAATTTTTGAACTTAAGTTTTCTCCGGAAATTCCGCCAAAAGTAGCAATTAACGAAGCTATTGAATTGGCAAAAACATTCGGCGGGGAGTCATCCGGCAAATTCGTAAACGGTGTATTGGGGACAATCTTCAAGAAGATGGAAGAGGGCACTGAAAAAAAGATTATTCCCGGTAGTTAA
- a CDS encoding AAA family ATPase has product MYLERLDIQGFKSFANKTTLKFNRGISAVVGPNGSGKSNIADAVRWVLGEQSLKLLRGKKSQDVIFTGSDKKSRLGMAEVSMYINNKDGRAPIDYSELVITRRVYQNGEGEYFVNNTKSRLQDIILLLAKANFGQKSYSVIGQGMIETVLTSTPQERKDFFDEAAGVKQYQIKRDQAENKLIRTEENLQQSEMLLQEIGPRLRSLTRQVNRLERREEIEKELTVLHQTHYSILWGELDQQFKVQKEKNNQLRTELVKLENGKNEIQKVVDRIAQEDTRGQLFQQYQSEYQQYQSEKNRITQEMAVLKGKSALKHIESGRSDLAWLEKKKEELTQSKDLLQQDLLLAEERLKKEKTLLDNQVAQQQSIVNEFSKLEKELEEGFSQLQNKPELNISYIQDTIEKIYAKQKQLWQELETIENMEGMGKIKHDAGEIVSQLEDLQKQIQGVQNGQRTEDLSDLQKKLSVMLKTKDNLVNEVHQRSIQLQATEGKINHKKDEILSVEKELNTITAELKVAQTASSDPDSARKLIQEEEVTLKMKLGEVDQKIATIQTKLDSFNKEEQVKKDELVKKQQEMQVKQNELNSITNIINANNVEIARIETKKEDLGNEIRENLKIEEAQAVVDLKAELHPEHKEASYAERVENIRRLKNQLEMIGGIDPTVNEEYKNTFERNEFLTTQIMDLKEASLSLEKIIDELDEKIKNQFKGAFEKINQQFTKYFKSLFNGGKASLQLHKEEVAPPKEENTNGESEEDEEDDDVMPKVIRRDKVVTGIDIVACPPGKKLSDLNMLSGGEKAMASIALICAIIANNPPPFCVLDEVDAALDESNSIRFSQILKDLSHKTQFVAITHNRATMHHAVLMYGVTMGDDGVSKLLSVRMEDVDEQGNIAK; this is encoded by the coding sequence ATGTATCTTGAGCGGTTAGATATTCAGGGTTTCAAATCATTTGCAAATAAAACCACCCTTAAATTCAATAGAGGGATCAGTGCGGTTGTGGGACCGAACGGTTCCGGTAAATCAAATATTGCTGATGCGGTCCGCTGGGTTCTGGGAGAGCAAAGTTTGAAACTGCTCCGTGGTAAGAAGTCTCAGGATGTAATATTTACAGGCTCTGATAAAAAATCCCGCCTCGGAATGGCTGAGGTAAGTATGTATATCAATAACAAAGACGGGCGCGCACCAATAGACTATTCGGAGTTAGTCATTACGCGCAGAGTCTATCAGAATGGTGAAGGTGAATATTTTGTTAACAATACTAAGTCCCGCCTGCAGGATATTATTTTGTTATTAGCCAAGGCTAATTTCGGACAAAAAAGTTACAGTGTAATCGGCCAGGGAATGATCGAAACCGTTTTAACGTCCACTCCGCAGGAAAGGAAAGATTTTTTTGATGAAGCAGCCGGAGTAAAACAATATCAGATTAAAAGAGACCAGGCGGAAAACAAACTGATCCGCACCGAAGAAAACCTGCAACAGTCGGAAATGCTTTTGCAGGAAATCGGACCCAGACTCCGTTCACTGACCCGCCAGGTAAACAGGCTGGAACGTCGGGAAGAGATTGAAAAAGAACTTACCGTTCTGCACCAGACGCACTATTCTATCCTCTGGGGCGAATTAGATCAGCAGTTTAAAGTACAAAAGGAAAAAAATAACCAGCTGCGTACTGAGCTTGTTAAACTGGAAAACGGGAAAAATGAAATACAGAAAGTAGTTGACCGGATTGCGCAGGAAGACACCCGCGGTCAGCTGTTCCAACAATACCAGTCGGAATATCAGCAATACCAATCGGAGAAGAACCGGATCACCCAGGAAATGGCGGTATTGAAGGGTAAATCCGCGCTGAAACATATAGAATCGGGCAGAAGCGATTTAGCCTGGCTGGAAAAAAAGAAGGAAGAACTGACCCAGAGCAAGGATCTTTTACAACAGGATCTGCTTTTGGCTGAAGAAAGACTGAAAAAGGAAAAAACCCTATTAGATAACCAGGTGGCACAGCAACAAAGTATTGTAAATGAATTCAGCAAGCTGGAAAAGGAATTGGAAGAAGGGTTTTCACAACTCCAAAATAAACCGGAATTAAACATCTCATACATCCAGGACACGATTGAAAAAATTTATGCCAAACAGAAACAACTGTGGCAGGAACTGGAAACGATTGAAAACATGGAAGGGATGGGTAAGATTAAACATGATGCCGGAGAGATAGTCAGTCAGCTGGAAGATCTGCAGAAACAAATACAGGGAGTCCAGAATGGTCAGCGTACTGAGGATTTATCCGATCTACAGAAGAAACTTTCTGTCATGTTAAAAACCAAAGACAATCTGGTTAATGAAGTCCATCAGCGCAGTATTCAATTGCAAGCTACGGAGGGTAAAATTAATCATAAAAAGGATGAAATCCTTTCTGTTGAAAAAGAATTAAATACCATCACTGCTGAATTGAAAGTTGCTCAGACGGCATCCAGCGATCCGGATTCCGCACGCAAACTGATCCAGGAGGAAGAGGTAACGCTGAAAATGAAACTGGGTGAGGTTGATCAAAAGATCGCGACGATTCAAACCAAGCTGGATTCCTTCAATAAAGAGGAGCAGGTTAAAAAAGATGAATTGGTAAAGAAACAGCAGGAGATGCAGGTTAAGCAGAACGAGTTGAATAGCATTACAAATATCATCAATGCTAATAATGTGGAGATTGCCAGAATTGAAACCAAAAAAGAAGATTTGGGAAACGAAATCCGTGAGAATCTAAAAATAGAAGAAGCACAGGCAGTAGTGGATTTGAAGGCCGAACTTCATCCGGAGCACAAAGAGGCTTCTTATGCCGAACGGGTTGAAAATATCCGGAGATTGAAAAATCAGTTGGAAATGATCGGTGGGATTGATCCGACAGTCAATGAAGAATATAAAAATACTTTTGAGAGAAACGAATTTCTGACTACCCAAATTATGGATTTGAAAGAAGCCAGTCTTTCACTGGAAAAAATTATTGATGAACTGGATGAAAAAATAAAAAATCAATTCAAAGGGGCGTTTGAAAAGATCAATCAGCAATTTACCAAATATTTCAAATCGCTGTTTAACGGCGGTAAGGCATCTTTGCAGTTGCATAAGGAAGAAGTTGCACCACCGAAAGAAGAGAATACAAATGGTGAATCTGAAGAAGATGAAGAGGATGACGACGTAATGCCCAAAGTTATCAGAAGAGACAAGGTAGTAACCGGTATCGATATTGTAGCCTGCCCGCCGGGTAAAAAGCTATCTGACCTGAATATGCTCTCCGGCGGTGAAAAAGCAATGGCTTCAATCGCGCTGATCTGTGCCATTATCGCCAATAACCCCCCACCTTTCTGCGTACTGGACGAAGTGGATGCGGCACTGGACGAGTCAAATTCAATTCGTTTTTCGCAAATTTTGAAAGATTTGTCCCATAAAACACAATTTGTGGCAATCACCCATAATCGTGCGACCATGCACCATGCGGTATTGATGTACGGGGTTACTATGGGTGATGACGGAGTTTCCAAGCTACTCAGTGTCAGAATGGAAGATGTTGATGAACAGGGGAATATCGCCAAATAA
- the rnc gene encoding ribonuclease III: MEKDLSALEKKLGVEFQNKELLQQALVHRSFLNEHPSFAVGINERLEFLGDAVLELVVTEYLFRNYSEPEGELTNWRASLVRSEQLAIVATDLGIEKYLYLSKGETNDKTPKARQTILANACEAIIGATYLDQGLEVVRKFIESNFLIRLENILENQLYRDPKSLLQELSQEKLGITPVYKVEKESGPDHKKHFIMGVWFEKDLIANGEGSSKQAAQLSAAENALKVKDWE, encoded by the coding sequence ATGGAAAAAGATTTATCAGCATTAGAAAAAAAACTCGGGGTTGAATTTCAAAATAAAGAACTATTGCAACAGGCACTGGTGCATCGGTCTTTTTTGAATGAACATCCGTCATTTGCGGTAGGTATTAATGAAAGGTTGGAATTTTTAGGTGATGCAGTTCTGGAGTTGGTGGTCACGGAGTATCTGTTTAGGAACTATTCAGAACCTGAGGGAGAATTAACAAATTGGCGAGCTAGTCTGGTCCGTAGTGAACAATTAGCGATTGTTGCTACTGATTTGGGAATTGAAAAATATTTATACTTAAGCAAGGGCGAAACAAATGATAAGACGCCAAAGGCACGCCAGACTATTTTAGCCAATGCGTGTGAAGCGATAATCGGCGCAACGTATTTGGATCAGGGGCTTGAGGTAGTGCGAAAATTTATCGAAAGTAACTTTCTGATCCGTCTGGAAAATATACTGGAGAATCAGTTATACCGAGACCCGAAAAGTCTGCTGCAGGAGTTAAGTCAGGAAAAGTTGGGTATCACGCCTGTGTATAAGGTAGAAAAAGAAAGCGGGCCGGACCACAAAAAGCATTTTATAATGGGAGTCTGGTTTGAAAAAGATTTGATTGCGAATGGCGAGGGTTCCAGTAAACAGGCTGCACAATTATCGGCGGCAGAAAATGCTCTAAAAGTTAAAGATTGGGAATAA